A region of Malaclemys terrapin pileata isolate rMalTer1 chromosome 5, rMalTer1.hap1, whole genome shotgun sequence DNA encodes the following proteins:
- the LOC128837565 gene encoding claudin-22-like — protein sequence MALVYRTVMQLSGILFSLLGWVLSCLTTYLPQWKNLNLELNELEIWTMGLWQACVVQEEGGMQCKDFDSFLALPPELRISRILMFVSNGLGLLGLVLSGFGLDCLKIGERQQELKKRLLLLGGTLFWISGITAIVPVSWVAHTTVQEFWDENIPDIVPRWDFGEALFVGWFAGFCLILGGSLLNCTVCSTEVHPSSVHYTVAEMQDHCQHLETENSPENLGV from the coding sequence ATGGCTTTAGTCTACAGAACTGTGATGCAATTAAGTGGCATTTTATTCTCTCTGTTGGGATGGGTTCTATCCTGTCTCACTACCTATTTACCTCAGTGGAAAAATCTCAATTTAGAATTAAATGAATTGGAGATCTGGACCATGGGACTCTGGCAAGCTTGTGTTGTCCAAGAGGAAGGGGGAATGCAATGTAaggattttgattctttcttagCTTTGCCTCCAGAGCTTAGGATTTCTAGGATTTTGATGTTTGTTTCAAATGGATTAGGACTTTTGGGCCTCGTGCTTTCAGGTTTTGGGTTGGACTGTTTGAAGATCGGTGAAAGACAACAGGAACTAAAGAAACGGCTATTACTGCTTGGAGGAACACTCTTCTGGATATCAGGAATTACAGCCATAGTCCCAGTTTCTTGGGTTGCTCACACTACAGTCCAGGAATTTTGGGATGAGAATATCCCAGATATTGTTCCCAGGTGGGATTTTGGGGAAGCACTATTTGTTGGCTGGTTTGCTGGATTTTGTCTTATACTAGGAGGGTCACTACTTAATTGCACTGTCTGTTCAACTGAAGTCCATCCATCCTCAGTCCATTACACAGTAGCAGAAATGCAAGATCACTGTCAACACTTGGAAACTGAAAATAGTCCTGAAAATCTAGGAGTTTAA